Proteins from a genomic interval of Candidatus Methanomethylicota archaeon:
- a CDS encoding DUF4438 domain-containing protein, with protein sequence MNLKTNVDRLVKVSVIGEVASPVFRYPPYNISAFGQLIVCPGVGGIRYNVRVGDSAVNWVADHVEPGVSIKNLSSYPGNPEGPNNALNVLSCIGNEARVVSGEAKGAIGYVTGKHGGIEHVMVDFPPEVLDKLVIGDKVQVKAFGQGLKLLDFPDITVMNIDPSLLMKMNLSVEGDCLVVGVTHIIPAGIMGSGLGSNQTYSGDYDITLFDEETVKKHNLSTLRLGDIVAIMDADSTYGRIYRRGAVTIGVVVHTNSYIAGHGPGVTTILTSSKGKIKPVINSKANIAYYLNLRPEINW encoded by the coding sequence ATGAATTTGAAAACCAATGTTGATAGGCTAGTTAAAGTTTCTGTGATAGGTGAAGTGGCAAGCCCAGTATTCAGGTATCCACCATACAACATTTCAGCCTTCGGCCAATTGATAGTGTGCCCAGGGGTTGGCGGAATAAGGTATAATGTTCGCGTTGGAGATTCAGCTGTCAATTGGGTTGCAGATCACGTGGAGCCTGGCGTTAGCATAAAGAATTTATCCAGCTACCCAGGTAACCCTGAAGGGCCCAATAATGCATTAAACGTTCTATCATGTATTGGTAATGAGGCTAGAGTTGTTAGTGGAGAAGCTAAGGGGGCAATTGGATACGTCACTGGTAAGCATGGTGGAATAGAACATGTTATGGTGGATTTCCCACCGGAAGTTTTGGATAAACTGGTTATAGGGGATAAAGTTCAAGTTAAAGCCTTCGGTCAAGGATTAAAACTCCTAGACTTCCCAGACATCACAGTAATGAATATAGATCCATCACTACTAATGAAGATGAACCTATCCGTTGAGGGAGATTGCCTCGTAGTTGGAGTTACACATATAATTCCAGCTGGGATAATGGGTTCTGGTTTAGGTAGCAATCAAACATACAGTGGAGATTACGACATAACATTATTCGATGAGGAAACTGTTAAGAAGCATAATTTATCCACACTGAGACTTGGAGACATAGTTGCAATAATGGATGCAGATAGCACTTACGGTAGAATTTATAGGAGGGGGGCTGTAACCATAGGCGTAGTTGTACACACAAACTCATACATTGCAGGCCACGGTCCAGGAGTAACAACCATACTAACCTCAAGCAAAGGTAAAATTAAACCAGTAATAAACAGTAAAGCCAACATAGCATACTACCTAAACCTAAGACCAGAAATAAACTGGTAA
- a CDS encoding nitroreductase family protein has product MDVFEAILKRRSIRRYLDKPVEPEKVLKCLEAARWAPSAHNSQPWHFIIVRDKSVREKLASIHPYGKHMVSSPVVIVVLADPEKSPVFWQNDVGAAVQNILLTAFSEGLGSCWIGVQFTPFESEFKKILNIPEKFRVVCAITLGYPAHERTSTRVPLEDIVSIESYGVKLNVESFKSGKQ; this is encoded by the coding sequence ATGGATGTCTTTGAAGCCATATTGAAGAGGAGGAGTATTAGGAGGTATTTGGATAAGCCTGTGGAGCCTGAGAAGGTTTTGAAGTGTTTGGAAGCTGCTAGGTGGGCTCCCTCAGCTCACAATTCACAGCCATGGCACTTCATAATTGTTAGGGATAAATCTGTTCGTGAGAAGCTTGCAAGCATACATCCATATGGTAAGCATATGGTCTCCAGCCCAGTGGTTATAGTTGTCTTAGCAGACCCTGAGAAGTCTCCAGTATTCTGGCAGAATGATGTTGGTGCAGCAGTTCAAAACATCCTTTTAACAGCCTTCTCTGAAGGGTTGGGTTCATGTTGGATCGGCGTCCAATTCACACCCTTTGAAAGTGAGTTTAAGAAGATTTTAAACATCCCAGAAAAGTTTAGGGTTGTATGTGCGATTACCCTTGGATATCCGGCGCATGAACGTACATCCACTAGAGTTCCATTGGAGGATATTGTGAGCATTGAATCTTATGGTGTAAAGTTGAATGTGGAATCCTTTAAATCTGGTAAACAATAA
- a CDS encoding GHMP kinase, protein MDVSEIRRKLISHLPSNSNFKPVLVSSPGRVDFLNTHQDYKGLPVVPVAINLRCYVAGVRGCGGVVNFTSLNIPNGFDSFSIGDFNLIGGWFGDYVRAVFKSMEDFGFKLNGIDIVLWSEIPMGSGLASSAALEVSIIKLVSEIYGLNLDRQRIAELAYFAEHDVMGIPCGRLDQYACSYGGVILLDPKPPCTIEHLPHEDLIFVVVDSGVHRRIFNVHPVRQAELNEALRILLFEVGVDENLKSKLSTSYDRVPWHLISEEDLKPYLNSIPKKLANRLIFTIKMNKSTIYAVNLIKGVIKPRFEDLSSLMNLECHVDFEDKLSLLGLIVNYQHELLRDYYDVSLPILEDIRRVMIDNGALGAKISGAGLGGAIIGLVRDEGSAERVCKACIDRGFPMAFYSRPSEGVKVEYRF, encoded by the coding sequence GTGGATGTAAGTGAAATTCGCCGTAAATTGATTTCACATCTCCCCTCCAATTCAAATTTTAAACCAGTTTTAGTATCCAGTCCTGGTAGAGTTGACTTCCTGAATACCCATCAAGATTATAAGGGTTTACCAGTAGTTCCAGTTGCCATTAATCTTAGATGTTATGTGGCTGGTGTTAGGGGTTGTGGTGGAGTTGTAAATTTCACTTCACTAAATATTCCCAATGGTTTTGATAGTTTCAGTATTGGTGATTTCAATCTTATTGGTGGATGGTTTGGGGATTATGTTAGAGCTGTTTTCAAGTCCATGGAGGATTTCGGCTTCAAACTCAATGGTATTGATATTGTTTTGTGGAGTGAGATACCCATGGGTTCCGGTCTTGCAAGTAGTGCTGCCCTTGAAGTTTCAATAATTAAGCTTGTATCCGAAATTTATGGGTTGAATCTAGATAGGCAGAGGATTGCTGAGTTGGCTTACTTCGCTGAACATGATGTTATGGGTATTCCTTGTGGTAGATTGGATCAGTATGCATGTTCTTATGGTGGAGTAATTCTACTAGATCCTAAGCCTCCATGCACCATTGAGCATCTACCCCATGAAGACTTAATTTTCGTGGTTGTGGATTCAGGGGTTCATAGGAGGATTTTCAATGTTCATCCAGTTAGACAAGCTGAACTTAATGAAGCTTTAAGGATATTGTTATTTGAGGTTGGTGTTGATGAGAATTTGAAGTCTAAGCTTTCAACATCCTATGATAGAGTTCCATGGCATTTAATTTCTGAGGAGGATCTCAAACCATACTTGAATTCCATACCCAAAAAGCTTGCCAATAGACTCATATTCACAATTAAAATGAATAAATCCACGATTTACGCTGTGAATTTAATTAAGGGGGTGATTAAACCTAGATTTGAAGATCTTAGTAGCCTCATGAATTTAGAGTGTCATGTGGATTTTGAAGATAAATTGAGTTTGCTTGGTTTAATAGTTAATTATCAGCATGAACTTTTGAGGGATTACTATGATGTTAGTCTACCAATACTTGAGGATATTAGGAGGGTTATGATTGATAATGGTGCTTTGGGAGCTAAGATTTCTGGAGCTGGGCTTGGTGGAGCCATTATCGGTTTAGTTAGGGATGAGGGTTCTGCGGAAAGGGTTTGTAAAGCCTGTATTGATCGTGGATTTCCAATGGCATTCTATTCACGTCCATCCGAGGGGGTTAAAGTGGAATACCGCTTTTAG
- a CDS encoding flavin reductase family protein — protein MELEKIDLDKFYLILHPRPAYVIGSGKFGEKVNFMAASWVTPMGEEPPLVCVAIGKGSLTNELIREYRQFSVNVLPIDRVNELYTVGTVSGREMDKTKILKAVEGDELTVPIVEDAIAVLECELWDKVESNDVTLFIGQVVNAKANPKYFNQKTGWNIRDNPVPLHNWGKGFHRVGQFIMAKTLDKHETK, from the coding sequence ATGGAGTTGGAGAAGATTGATTTGGATAAATTCTATTTGATATTGCATCCAAGACCAGCATATGTTATAGGTTCTGGGAAGTTTGGTGAGAAAGTGAATTTCATGGCTGCAAGCTGGGTTACACCCATGGGTGAAGAACCCCCACTAGTCTGCGTAGCCATAGGTAAGGGGAGTTTAACCAATGAATTGATACGTGAATATAGGCAGTTTTCAGTGAATGTGCTCCCAATAGATAGAGTCAACGAACTATACACAGTTGGAACTGTTAGTGGTAGGGAGATGGATAAAACCAAGATATTGAAGGCTGTGGAGGGTGATGAATTAACAGTTCCAATAGTTGAAGATGCCATAGCAGTCCTCGAATGTGAATTATGGGATAAAGTTGAATCAAATGATGTCACACTATTTATAGGGCAAGTTGTAAATGCAAAGGCAAACCCAAAATACTTCAACCAGAAAACGGGGTGGAATATTAGGGATAACCCAGTACCATTACACAATTGGGGTAAAGGCTTCCATAGAGTAGGCCAATTCATAATGGCAAAAACACTAGATAAACATGAAACAAAATGA
- a CDS encoding amidohydrolase, with protein sequence MNIDVHNHFYPPQYIEELKIGGGYASIDFNGHGNLIIRYEGDYNVVVKPHIDVLERIKVMDKYGIDMQILTLTTPGVEREPVDRGVKLAKIVNDSFSEIVEKYPDRFRALAILPLQSPEMALEEFRRAILDLGLNGAIIFSNINGKPLDSREFWPIYGEAERLGFPLFIHPTSPINFKFMEDYRIVPMFGFPVDTSLAVLRLILSGVMERFPSLKIVVAHLGGVLPYIIGRIDTCIRAYPEAKKVINKPASAYLKNIYFDSICYNNNILKFSCEFLGANKIMLGTDFPHQITDIENAVWRVKQLGVSGEEEKMILGENAIKVFKIN encoded by the coding sequence ATGAACATTGATGTTCACAATCACTTCTATCCACCACAATATATTGAAGAATTGAAGATTGGTGGAGGCTACGCATCCATCGACTTCAATGGGCATGGAAATTTGATCATAAGGTATGAGGGGGATTACAATGTGGTGGTTAAACCGCACATTGATGTCTTGGAGAGGATTAAGGTTATGGATAAGTATGGTATAGATATGCAGATACTAACTTTAACCACTCCTGGCGTTGAAAGGGAACCTGTGGATAGGGGGGTTAAATTGGCTAAAATAGTTAATGATTCGTTTTCAGAGATTGTTGAGAAGTATCCGGATAGGTTTAGGGCTCTTGCAATCTTACCATTGCAATCCCCAGAAATGGCTTTGGAGGAATTTAGGAGGGCAATTTTGGATTTGGGGCTGAATGGTGCCATAATATTCTCAAACATTAATGGTAAACCTCTTGATTCAAGGGAATTCTGGCCAATATATGGTGAAGCTGAAAGGCTGGGTTTCCCATTATTCATACATCCCACATCCCCAATAAACTTCAAGTTCATGGAGGATTATAGGATTGTGCCAATGTTCGGTTTTCCAGTGGACACCAGCTTAGCAGTTTTAAGGTTAATTTTAAGTGGAGTTATGGAGAGGTTTCCTTCACTGAAGATTGTTGTTGCACATCTTGGAGGGGTTTTACCATACATTATTGGTAGAATAGATACTTGTATTCGGGCATACCCTGAAGCTAAGAAGGTTATTAATAAGCCAGCATCAGCATATCTCAAAAATATATATTTTGACTCCATATGCTACAACAACAATATATTAAAGTTTTCATGCGAGTTTCTCGGTGCCAATAAAATAATGCTTGGAACAGATTTCCCACACCAAATAACTGATATTGAAAATGCTGTTTGGAGAGTGAAGCAGTTGGGGGTAAGCGGGGAAGAAGAGAAGATGATTCTGGGGGAGAATGCCATTAAAGTTTTCAAAATAAATTGA
- a CDS encoding M20/M25/M40 family metallo-hydrolase — translation MLNTVFNYIDENFEKFISDLKEICRIPSIAAQNVGIVEAVDKLRVMFEDAGLNVRVLNVDKGNPLLYAEYKPRSYKKTLLFYNHYDVQPPDPLDLWVTPPFEPSIRDGKIFARGVADNKGNIIARLKAVESMLNVFGDLPIAVKFVVEGEEEIGSPSLPSYVKSYGNMFSADAGIWEFGYRDVSGRPVITLGVRGIAYFEFRVKGPRVDVHSGEAAIIPNPAWRLIYFLNSLRSDDGRILIDGFYDDLKPVEREDEELLKSIPFNDEDIIKRLGIRGFVGGVRGFEALKSMLFNPTCNIDGLYSGYIGQGSKTIIPSHAMAKVDFRLPPGLTCQSLLEKLKRHMDKYGFNDIEVTLLSGYEAAKTDLKAEIVKVALSSAREIYGLEPIVYPISSGSGPMYLFVNELKIPMVSVGVGYHESNNHSPNENIRLEDFKLGIKHIVKIIDMMGGM, via the coding sequence ATGCTTAACACGGTTTTCAATTATATTGATGAGAATTTTGAGAAGTTCATATCTGATTTGAAGGAGATTTGTAGGATTCCATCCATTGCAGCTCAGAATGTTGGTATAGTGGAGGCTGTGGATAAGCTTAGGGTTATGTTTGAGGATGCTGGTTTAAATGTTAGGGTTTTGAACGTGGATAAGGGTAATCCACTATTATATGCTGAGTATAAGCCTAGATCCTACAAGAAGACGCTACTATTCTATAATCATTATGATGTTCAACCGCCAGATCCACTGGATTTGTGGGTGACACCGCCATTTGAGCCAAGTATAAGGGATGGGAAGATATTTGCTAGGGGTGTTGCGGATAATAAGGGGAATATAATTGCAAGATTGAAGGCTGTGGAGTCTATGTTGAATGTTTTTGGTGATTTACCCATAGCAGTTAAATTTGTTGTTGAGGGGGAGGAGGAGATTGGAAGCCCCTCACTTCCAAGTTATGTTAAGAGTTATGGTAACATGTTTTCAGCGGATGCTGGTATATGGGAGTTTGGTTATAGGGATGTGAGTGGCCGTCCAGTTATTACATTGGGTGTTAGGGGTATTGCATACTTTGAATTTAGAGTGAAGGGTCCGAGGGTGGATGTTCATAGTGGTGAAGCTGCCATCATACCTAACCCTGCTTGGAGGCTCATATACTTCTTGAATAGTTTGCGTAGTGATGATGGTAGGATATTGATAGATGGGTTCTATGATGATCTAAAGCCAGTTGAGAGGGAGGATGAGGAGCTTTTAAAGAGCATACCATTCAATGATGAAGATATTATCAAGAGGCTTGGTATAAGGGGGTTTGTGGGTGGCGTTAGGGGGTTTGAAGCTTTAAAATCCATGCTATTCAATCCAACTTGCAATATTGATGGGCTGTATTCAGGATATATTGGTCAAGGTTCAAAGACGATAATACCAAGCCATGCCATGGCTAAAGTGGATTTCAGACTTCCACCCGGATTAACTTGTCAAAGTCTTTTGGAGAAGCTTAAGAGGCATATGGATAAGTATGGTTTCAATGATATTGAAGTCACGCTATTATCTGGGTATGAAGCTGCAAAAACTGATTTGAAAGCTGAGATAGTTAAAGTGGCTTTATCCTCGGCAAGGGAGATTTATGGTTTAGAACCCATAGTCTACCCAATATCCTCTGGTAGTGGTCCAATGTATCTCTTCGTAAATGAGCTTAAAATACCAATGGTCTCTGTTGGTGTGGGGTATCATGAATCCAACAATCACTCGCCAAATGAGAATATAAGATTGGAAGATTTCAAGCTTGGCATTAAACATATAGTTAAGATAATTGATATGATGGGGGGAATGTAA
- a CDS encoding Xaa-Pro peptidase family protein — MIDLFKARCDEIVGKLEGEGIDGLLLFPGANLYYFTGVNIGLSERLTAAYICADGDSFILVPKLEEELRGQRTWISRIEVWDEDEDAIEILSKLIVECKPRFGVIGLCEDAPWGWVNRLQSKLNGVHFIDVSSMVYGMRMIKSEWELENIRRACEISDKAVETVFQSLSEGVTELELSHICASKMRELGATPQFSTVLFGAKSALPHGYSGISKLRRGDVVLIDAGCSVNGYFSDITRTIVFGSPSEFQSKVWDIVYRANRYAISKIKPGVTCGEADSFARSIIESEGFGKYFTHRLGHGVGLQVHEPPYLVKGGGLELKPGMVFTVEPGIYLKGEFGVRIEDTVVCTEDGCRSLTNFKRSITP; from the coding sequence TTGATTGACCTTTTTAAGGCGAGGTGTGATGAGATTGTTGGGAAGCTTGAGGGTGAGGGCATTGATGGTCTCCTACTATTTCCAGGTGCAAATCTATACTACTTCACTGGTGTAAATATTGGTTTGTCTGAGAGGCTTACAGCTGCCTATATATGTGCGGATGGGGATTCATTTATTTTAGTTCCAAAGCTTGAGGAGGAGCTTAGGGGGCAACGTACATGGATAAGTAGGATTGAGGTTTGGGATGAGGATGAAGATGCCATTGAAATATTGTCTAAGCTTATTGTTGAGTGTAAACCTAGATTTGGCGTTATAGGTTTATGTGAAGATGCCCCTTGGGGGTGGGTTAACAGGCTTCAATCAAAGCTTAATGGAGTACACTTCATTGATGTCTCCAGCATGGTTTATGGTATGAGGATGATTAAGAGTGAATGGGAATTGGAGAATATTAGGAGGGCATGTGAAATATCTGATAAGGCTGTTGAAACAGTCTTCCAAAGCCTATCTGAAGGTGTTACTGAGCTTGAGTTAAGTCATATTTGTGCATCTAAGATGAGGGAGCTTGGAGCTACACCTCAATTCTCCACAGTCCTATTTGGAGCAAAGTCGGCTCTCCCCCATGGATACTCTGGAATTTCAAAGTTGAGGAGGGGGGATGTTGTTTTAATAGATGCTGGTTGCTCTGTTAATGGATACTTCTCAGACATAACTAGAACCATAGTTTTCGGTTCACCCAGCGAATTTCAGAGTAAAGTTTGGGATATAGTTTATAGGGCCAATAGGTATGCTATTAGCAAAATTAAACCTGGCGTAACATGTGGTGAAGCTGACTCCTTTGCTAGGAGTATTATTGAAAGTGAAGGTTTTGGTAAGTACTTTACGCATAGGCTTGGTCATGGCGTTGGATTGCAAGTTCATGAACCGCCATACCTCGTTAAGGGGGGTGGGCTGGAATTGAAGCCTGGTATGGTTTTCACAGTGGAGCCTGGAATATATTTGAAGGGTGAGTTTGGGGTTAGAATAGAGGATACTGTGGTGTGCACTGAGGATGGATGTAGATCTCTAACCAACTTTAAGCGTTCCATAACACCATAA
- a CDS encoding radical SAM protein — MSTENIILIRTIFGSPIIRPIIRFLSTHEYNGRSLLNHALTIYSGEEEAENLTLKIASSIISEIISLGAKIMKLNEGEAKKLFKNKALRRGLEVILRSLGKYGVTVPQKLDSPFLVVWNFTNLCNLKCKHCYQNASSIMEGELTLEEKMDALRQLEEAGVSAIAFSGGEPLIHPHFFQVAKEAVNRGFYTAVATNGTTITDEVAKRMKEIGINYVEVSLDSANPAKHDEFRGVNGAWKRAVEGIKNCVKNEIFTGIAVTAVKRNYGECREIISLARDLGVKRVIFFNFIPVGRGEWIVKEDLDPWEREEFLTTLYEAMKDYGIEVLSTAPQYARVVIQKSHGVCISPVHFYAGPAVAGLNYLAEFIGGCGAGRIYCALQPNGDVTPCVFIPDIILGNIREKRFRDIWNNTPILSAFQSKDILRENCGKCSFRYICGGCRARAYAYFKDILAPDPGCIYNSEQYENILREMHITVEGKVKVHAN; from the coding sequence ATGTCAACGGAAAACATCATACTTATAAGAACAATTTTCGGAAGCCCAATAATAAGGCCAATAATAAGATTCCTGTCAACACATGAGTATAATGGTAGATCACTATTAAACCATGCATTAACAATATATTCTGGGGAGGAGGAAGCAGAAAACTTAACTCTAAAAATAGCTTCATCAATAATCTCCGAAATTATAAGCTTAGGAGCAAAAATAATGAAGTTAAATGAGGGGGAAGCTAAAAAGCTATTCAAGAATAAAGCGTTGAGGAGGGGGCTAGAAGTAATTTTGAGGAGCCTAGGGAAATATGGGGTAACTGTACCACAAAAACTGGATTCACCATTCCTAGTGGTATGGAACTTCACAAACCTATGCAACCTTAAATGCAAACACTGCTACCAGAATGCATCATCAATAATGGAGGGGGAATTGACACTCGAAGAGAAGATGGATGCATTGAGGCAACTGGAGGAGGCAGGGGTATCGGCAATAGCCTTCTCAGGGGGAGAACCACTCATACACCCACACTTCTTCCAAGTGGCCAAGGAAGCTGTGAATAGAGGATTCTACACTGCAGTGGCAACCAATGGAACTACAATAACAGATGAAGTTGCAAAGAGGATGAAGGAGATTGGGATAAACTATGTTGAAGTAAGCTTAGACTCAGCAAACCCAGCTAAACATGATGAATTTAGAGGGGTTAATGGAGCATGGAAGAGAGCTGTGGAAGGGATAAAGAATTGCGTGAAAAATGAGATATTCACTGGAATAGCTGTGACAGCCGTAAAGAGGAATTATGGGGAATGTAGGGAGATAATTAGTTTAGCAAGGGATTTAGGTGTAAAGAGGGTGATATTCTTCAATTTCATACCAGTGGGGAGGGGGGAATGGATAGTTAAGGAGGATTTAGATCCATGGGAGAGGGAGGAATTCCTAACAACACTATATGAGGCAATGAAGGATTATGGTATAGAAGTCCTCTCCACAGCCCCCCAATATGCTAGAGTTGTAATTCAAAAGTCGCATGGAGTATGCATAAGCCCAGTACACTTCTATGCAGGTCCAGCAGTAGCTGGACTCAACTATTTGGCTGAATTCATTGGTGGATGTGGTGCTGGAAGAATATATTGTGCACTACAACCAAATGGTGATGTAACTCCATGCGTCTTCATACCAGACATAATCCTTGGAAACATTAGGGAGAAGAGGTTTAGGGATATATGGAATAATACGCCAATACTATCAGCCTTCCAAAGCAAAGACATTTTAAGGGAGAATTGTGGTAAATGTAGCTTTAGATATATTTGTGGTGGATGTAGAGCAAGGGCATATGCATACTTCAAAGACATATTAGCACCAGATCCAGGATGCATATACAACTCTGAACAATACGAGAACATCCTGAGGGAAATGCATATAACCGTTGAAGGTAAAGTGAAGGTTCATGCAAATTAA
- a CDS encoding DUF711 family protein produces the protein MRVRSLTFLIPSKFLKDFSAISGFVWGVVGEASKSFGLDVWTLRLAVDPQSFRNLPELVEFLDDVSEPFNYYAIPLMCNSSLNVDYVADLLGDFDKLFISLYGGLDQLRVFRDLLIAIRRKLPLEAFVKVSFSVGGNIITPYFPSASAGNGPMLSASLLYVKTLIEGLNNGVPILNTILDCVKRVKGFITYLAECFKFPLVGLDLSISPWMDESVVDLLEVFGNVRFGDVGTLKSIYDVNGVLKYAASMEPSSIGFNELMLPYAEDSKLMQLGFEGKLSAYDLLRYSSICVAGFDMAVLPRMDDDLLTRFLLDVYSTLSVKGRPNGIRVVLSDGDYGDVADLGFLGKAPVMKLI, from the coding sequence TTGAGGGTTAGGAGTTTAACTTTCCTCATTCCATCGAAATTTCTAAAGGATTTCTCTGCAATTTCCGGATTTGTATGGGGTGTTGTTGGTGAGGCTTCTAAAAGTTTTGGTTTGGATGTTTGGACTTTGAGGTTGGCTGTTGATCCGCAGAGTTTTAGGAATCTGCCTGAATTAGTGGAGTTTTTGGATGATGTTTCTGAGCCATTCAATTATTATGCAATTCCATTAATGTGTAATTCATCTCTCAACGTGGATTATGTTGCAGATTTGCTTGGGGATTTTGATAAGCTATTCATATCCTTGTATGGGGGTTTGGATCAGCTTAGAGTGTTTAGGGATTTGTTGATAGCCATTAGGAGGAAGCTTCCATTGGAGGCTTTCGTGAAGGTTTCATTTTCAGTGGGTGGAAACATTATTACGCCATATTTCCCATCGGCTTCTGCTGGGAATGGCCCTATGCTTTCAGCTTCACTACTATATGTTAAAACTTTGATTGAAGGTTTGAACAATGGTGTTCCAATTTTGAATACAATTTTGGATTGTGTTAAGCGTGTTAAGGGGTTTATAACGTATTTGGCTGAGTGTTTCAAGTTTCCATTGGTGGGTTTGGATTTATCTATATCTCCATGGATGGATGAGAGTGTTGTTGACCTCTTGGAGGTTTTTGGTAATGTTAGGTTTGGGGATGTTGGAACTTTGAAATCCATTTATGATGTTAATGGGGTTTTGAAGTATGCTGCTTCAATGGAGCCTTCTTCCATTGGGTTTAATGAACTCATGCTTCCATATGCTGAGGATTCGAAGCTTATGCAATTGGGTTTTGAGGGTAAGCTTTCAGCTTACGATCTACTGCGATATTCCTCCATTTGCGTTGCAGGGTTTGATATGGCTGTTCTTCCAAGAATGGATGATGATCTCCTCACCAGATTCCTCCTAGACGTTTACTCAACTTTAAGTGTTAAGGGTAGGCCTAATGGGATTAGGGTTGTTTTAAGTGATGGTGATTATGGTGATGTTGCTGATTTAGGCTTCTTAGGGAAAGCTCCAGTTATGAAGTTAATTTAA
- a CDS encoding M20 family metallopeptidase encodes MTTMTKEKEYALSIIDRYEGRFVEVSDLVWEFAELGLVEFKSSSLLADELEKHGFRVKRGIAGMPTAFMAEWGSGKPVIAILGEYDALPGLSQKRVPWREPLVEGAPGHGCGHNIYGASGLAAAIAVRYAMEKFGIGGTIRFYGCPAEENYSGKLYMVRDGYFDDVDAAIGHHPSTMNGVDLMSSLAINSVRFHFYGKASHAAASPEAGRSALDAVELMNIGVNYMREHIIQDARIHYTIEKGGDQPNIVPSYARSWYYIRAPEREQVEEIYNWILDIAKGAALMTQTQCKVELIEGLHNTIPNRTLAEVVVKNMRLIGLPKYSDEDIKFAQEIAKTISLEEKINQLKKSKRPGWEKLIDKLMDDEIPDPWGEGEISHGSTDVAEISWKTPTVEFGTATWVLGTPGHSWQNVAQSGVGLGHKSLIFAAKTMAATALDLLTTPELLQKAKEEHAKRLRGRQYKSPIPPDHKPPLDAWKK; translated from the coding sequence ATGACAACAATGACAAAGGAAAAGGAGTATGCTTTAAGCATTATTGATAGGTATGAGGGGCGTTTTGTTGAGGTTTCTGATTTGGTTTGGGAGTTTGCTGAGCTTGGTCTTGTGGAGTTTAAGTCTTCTAGTTTGTTGGCTGATGAGTTGGAGAAGCATGGTTTTAGAGTTAAACGTGGAATTGCCGGTATGCCAACAGCATTCATGGCTGAGTGGGGAAGCGGGAAACCAGTAATTGCAATTTTAGGCGAATATGACGCTCTACCAGGATTATCACAGAAGAGGGTTCCATGGAGGGAACCATTAGTTGAGGGGGCTCCCGGTCATGGTTGTGGACACAACATTTACGGTGCAAGTGGCTTAGCAGCGGCTATTGCAGTTAGATATGCTATGGAGAAATTTGGCATTGGTGGCACCATTAGATTCTATGGATGCCCAGCAGAAGAGAATTACAGTGGGAAATTATACATGGTTAGAGATGGATATTTCGATGATGTAGATGCAGCAATAGGTCATCACCCAAGCACAATGAATGGAGTAGACTTGATGAGCAGTTTAGCAATAAATTCTGTGAGATTCCACTTTTATGGTAAAGCTTCTCATGCTGCCGCCAGCCCTGAAGCTGGTAGGAGTGCTCTTGATGCTGTTGAACTCATGAATATCGGCGTTAACTATATGCGTGAACACATAATTCAAGATGCAAGAATACATTACACAATAGAGAAGGGTGGAGATCAACCTAACATTGTGCCTTCCTATGCTAGGAGTTGGTATTACATTAGGGCTCCTGAGAGGGAGCAAGTTGAGGAAATCTATAATTGGATTCTGGATATAGCTAAGGGGGCAGCACTAATGACGCAAACACAATGCAAAGTGGAGTTAATAGAAGGATTACATAACACAATACCAAATAGAACGCTTGCTGAAGTTGTGGTTAAGAATATGAGGCTGATTGGTTTGCCGAAGTATAGTGATGAGGATATTAAGTTTGCACAGGAAATTGCTAAGACTATAAGTTTGGAGGAGAAGATAAATCAGCTTAAGAAGTCTAAGAGGCCTGGATGGGAGAAGCTTATCGATAAATTGATGGATGATGAGATACCAGACCCATGGGGTGAAGGGGAAATTAGCCACGGCTCTACGGATGTGGCGGAGATAAGTTGGAAGACACCAACTGTGGAATTTGGAACAGCAACATGGGTTCTTGGGACACCTGGCCATTCATGGCAGAATGTTGCTCAAAGCGGTGTTGGTCTAGGACATAAATCATTAATATTTGCAGCAAAAACGATGGCTGCAACAGCATTAGACCTCCTAACAACACCTGAACTACTCCAAAAAGCGAAGGAAGAGCATGCCAAGAGACTTAGAGGGAGACAGTATAAGTCCCCAATACCACCAGACCATAAACCACCACTAGACGCATGGAAAAAGTAA